Part of the Leptolyngbya sp. BL0902 genome, GATGCCCCCGCCGTTGATAACTCTGGCGTTGATGACTCTGGCGTTGATAACTCTGGCGTTGATGACTCTGGGGGCATCTCCCCGGTCGGGCCTGGGGGCATCGGCAGGTCGGGCTGCACAGCCTCCTCTGGGGCAGCGATGGAGGTCTCTCCGGTCTGGCCAGACGGGGGCTTTGGCTTGCCTTTGCCCCGCCGCCCCTGGGCCGTTGCCGGGGAGGGGGAATTGGGGTCGGGCTGATGGGAGGAGACAATGGCCATGGGAAACCCACTTGCAGAAGGCTCCTCTATCATACGGCGGGCCGCAAAGCGGGTGTCTCGGCTCGGTCTAATCGGGGCTCACGGGGCTTGAACTTGTCCTAAGAATGTTGCTAAAACCGATGGAAACCAAGAACGGTGCCCCCGTTGAGGGCATAGTGGAGGGGAAGCCTTGGGGGAGAAGGGCATTGGTACTAAGGCCATGCTTCCCAGGGCCGTGGGTAATGCCCCCGTTGGCGAAGGAGAGTCCTATGGTATCAACCACGCTGCGAGAACTAATCCAACGGTACTACCAGGCCGGATCCCGGGATTTGCACGGGCTAGACCTCCAGGGCCTAGACTGGAAAGGTGCCCACCTGGCCGATGTAGATTTGCGACGGGCCAACCTCAGTAAGGCCAACCTGTTTCAGGCGGATCTCACCCACATCAACGGCTACCAACTGCTGCTGGCCCATGGCGACTTGCGGGAAGCCTCCCTGGCCGAGGCAGTGCTCATTGAGGCGGATCTACGGCGTATCCACGGGCACCGGGCCACCCTGGTCAATGCCGACCTTCGCAAGGCCATCTTGGCCCACAGCGAACTCAGCCACGCCAACCTAGAGGGGGCTAACCTCAGCCATGCCGACCTCAGCCACGTAAATTTCTACTGGGCCAACCTGCGCCACGCCAACCTCACGGGGGCCAACCTCACCGGGGCCGACCTCACCGGGGTGAAATGGCAAGACACCGTTATGCCTGATGGCACCCTGCGTTCTGACTAGGACAAACCGAGCCAGCTCGCGCCCCACCTGCTCCTAACCCTGACCAGGGGAAAGGGCTAATCCTCCGCAATTTGCAGTTCATGGATATTCCAGAATGCGCCGCCGATGGCCGTGTACTGCACCCCCTCCACGGTATTACGCACCGCCGCCAGGGAGAGATTGTTGATCAGGTAGATAAAGGGCAGGTATTCCTGGGTCAGTTGCTGGGTTTCCTTGTACAGCTCAAAGCGTCGCTCCTCATCAATTTCCTGGGCAGCCTGGATGTAGAGATCGGCGATGCGGCGTTCCCAGTCGGCAGCTTGCCAGCCCTCTAGGGGCGTTTGGCTGGGGCCAGCCTGTTGGTTAAAGGCGTGCAATGCGCCATCCAGCAGCCACACATTGGCACCGCCGTTGGGTTCTAGCCCCCCGGTTAGGCTCAGAATGCAGGCTTCCCACTCCAGGCTATCCGTGAGGCGATCGACCAGCACGTTGAAGGCAAGGGGCTGAAAGTCTACCTGAATGCCCAGTTGCTCCAGATCGCTTTTAATTTGCGCCCCGATGGCTTCGCGGATGCGGTTGCCAGAGTTGGTAATCAGGGTAAACCGCACCCGGTTGCCGTCGGGGTCTACTAATTGACCCGAACCATTGATCGAAAAGCCCGCCGAAATTAGCAGTTCCTTGGCTTTTTCGGGATTATAGTCGTAGGTGCGAAGGCCCATTTCCGGCGGCGCAAAGAAGGGGCTGGGCACGGAGATCGGGGAGGTTTGGACAGCCCCTAACCCTTGGAAAATGTTGTTGATCAGGGTGTCTCGGTCGATGCCGTAGGAAATAGCCTGCCGGAAAGTGACATCGTTAAACCAGCGGGAGCGAATGGGATCCACTAGGGGTCTACCGTTGCGGCTGGCCTGATTGAGGTTAAAAAAGAAAAAGTTGGTGCCCAGGTCGGGGCCACCGTTGTAAATGGTGAAGTTGCCGCGCTCCTCCTCCTGCTTCAGCAAGGAAAAGAAACCGGGCTGCACCCCAACGGAATCTAGGCCCCCGGATCGAAATTGCAGGAACGCCGTATCCGTCGATCCAACAATTTGCCAAACCACTTGATCGATGAAGGGCTGGGGGTTGCCCGTCTCATCCTTGCGCCAGTAGTGGGGATTACGCTCAAAAATCACGCGCTCCCCAGGGATGTATTGGCCGAGGCGATAGGGGCCATTGGTAATAATTTGAGCCGGGGGCGTATCGGTGCCCCAGGTGGATAGGAATAGGGGGGTGCCGTCGGAGCCTCGGGTTTCTACCGCTGGGCGCAGAATGTGGGCCGGGATGATTTCTGTGGCGGTGTTGCGCAGAATGGGGGCAAAGGGTTCGGGCAGGGAAAACTGCACCCGCCGCTCGTCCACCGCCGTGACGGTGGGCAGCAAGCCCTGGGTGCCGATGCGGAAGCTATCGCGGCCATTGGTGGGGATGTCGGGGTTAAACAGCACGTCGTAGGTAAAGACCACGTCCTCCACGGTCAGCGGTTCCCCATCCGACCACTGCAATCCCTCCCGCAGGGTAAACACAATGGTTTTGCCGTCCTCAGAAATGTCCCAGGTCTCTGCCAGGGCCGGAATCACGTCTCCGGTCAAACCGTCGGTGCCCGTCAACCCCTCAAAAGTCCAGGGAAAAATGTTGGGCGATTCCTGGCTCAAAATCGGGTTAAAAGTTTTGGGATCGCTGAGGGTGCTCAACACCAGACGCGGCACATTGGCCTCGGCCTTGGCAAACTGCTCTAGGCTGCACCCTCCCAGGGGCAGCATAAACACAAGGACGAGCAGCGCCGCTACCATCCCGCGCCACCGCCGCCAAGGCCGCGAGATCTGCCCCTTCAGACTGTGCCAGCCCCGCATGGACAGTTGTGCCATGGAATTCCCCTCTGCCAGTTACCTCAATCACTCACTATAGCGACTGAGGGCGCGATAATCCGTTCCCCCCAGGCCTGGGCAAACCGTGAACAAAGGTATCGCCAGGATTACTAAGGATGAACAAAGATTCTTTTTTGTGACAGCTTTTCATTTTGTGATTGTTTATACAGTTTTTCAGATTATTTTGATTAGTGAGGGGTCGTTCCATCCCCTGCCTGCGCTACTCCACCCTAGCTTTCTCCAGAGGTTCCGCCATGTCTGCCCAAGAACAAGCCCGTGCGCTGATGATGCGTCACCACCACATGATTAAGAATCGCCAGCAATCGATGCTGTGCCGCACCAACGAGGAAGTAGGAATGCCCGGTGATGCCCACCACTGGAGCAATATCCAAGGCAAGCCCTCCGCCAATGCCGCCCGCAGCTACGACCGCAGCGGATCGGCCATGAGCTAGGGGCCGTAGCGCCTAGGGGCAAACCCGCAGTTTTTGAGTGGCCTCATGGCATCCATCCCGCACCCTAACCCTCGTCCTAGGTGTTTACAGACACTCCAGGGACGGGGGTTGCTTGTAGGCTTGGGGGGGAGACGTTAGGCTGTCGTCCCCGCAGCCAGTAGGTTTCCATCTCGCCGCGCCCTTTGATGGGGATGGTGCCCCGCGATTCTAGGTGGTAGCGGTCTTTGAGGCACTCGTAGGTAGCGGCGGTCACTTGAATTAGCCCCGGTTCCCCAGAGGATTCCATGCGGCTGGCCACGTTGACGGCATCACCCCAGAGGTCATAGATAAACTTTTTGGTGCCAATCACCCCAGCCACCACCACCCCGGTATTGATGCCAATCCGAATGCTAATGGGGTCGTCTTCTCCGAGGTCAAAGGCGGCGACCACCTGCTGCATGGCCAGGGCCATTTCGGCCATGGCTTCGGCGTGGTCGGGGCGGGGGGTGGGCAGACCAGCGGCCACCATGTAGGCATCGCCAATGGTTTTGATTTTCTCTAGGCCAAACTGCTCGGCAAGGGCGTCGAAACTGGAGAAAATATCGTTGAGCATTTCCACCAGCCGAATTGGGGAGAATCGGCTGGAAAGCTGGGTAAAGCCCACAATGTCGGCAAACAGAATGGAGACCTCATCAAAATGCTGGGGCACCGAAGCCTGGGTCTTCATCAGTTCGTCGGCGATGGGTTCGGGCAGAATGTTCAGCAGTAGGGTTTCGGCCCGCTGCTGTTCCTCTTGCAGTTTTTCAGCGCTAACCTGTAGCTCGCCCAGCATGTCGTTGACCCGCTGGCTAAGCTGGCTGAGTTCGTCCTGGCCCTGCACCGCCACCCGCTGCGTTAGGTCATTCGAGCGGCCAATCTGCTGCACCTCCTGGCTGAGGTAGACGACCCGCCGCAAAATCACCCGATCCAGCAGCAGCAAAATCGCCCCGGTGGAGATGATGCAAGCCCCCAGCAGCGCCAAACCCAGGGATCGCTGACTGAGTTGCCCCTGGCGGTAAATGTCGCGGGGCAGGGTAACGTCCAAGAGCGCTTGGGGTTGGCCATAGATGTCGGGCCACAGGGCATAGCCTTTGATCAGGTGCCGATCTTGGACGTATAGCCGGGTGGGCGATGGAACCCGCCCCAGGGTGGGGATCTGGACTCGGTTGGCGGCTCGGCGGGTAGCGATTTCAGCCATCATTGGCTCTAGCAAATCCTGGAGGTCGGCATTCAGGAAGCGGCTGTCCCCTTGATTGTCGAGGGAGTCAACCTTTGGATGCACGGTCAGGCTAACCTGGGTGCGGCGGGAGAGATCCGCCACCACGGCCTGGTTCAGATAGCGCCCCATCAGCATGGCTCCCCTCGGTGGGCCAGTGGCGTCACTTCGCAAAATCGGCTCTACCACCGTCAGCATGAGGTGATCATCCGCGCGCATCAACCCCTGGTGGTGGTAGGCCACATGGGGAAACCTGAGCAGCGGGCTATCGGCCTCCAGTTGAGCCAGAATGCCGGGGGGAACGGGGGCAAACTCGCCCTTTTCTAGGTCGTAGGCGTTGCTGTAGATCACCTCGCCCTCGGTGTTCACCAGCACCAGAACATTCATTCTCAGGCTTTCAAAGGCGTATTTCTGAAAGTTGGAGGTCACGTAGGCCGCGTTGCCGTCGCGCATAAATTGGTAGGTGTCATCCCAGGCGGCCCAGTCTTCAGTGAGGCTGTGCAAATGGTTCAGATCACTAATGACCGCCTCCTCGACCCTCTGCACATTGCGCTGGGCGTCCTCCTGCTCTAGGCGATGGTAACTGCGCTGCAAAATTACCGACAAACTGGCATAGACCAACACCAGAAACCCCAGCAGGGGCACCGTCGTCAATAGGAGGGTCTTTTGGCGTAGGTTCATGGTGGGGCGTTCATCGGGCGTTGTGGCAAGGTGAGAGAAGCGGCCTAGGATGGACGGACAACACGGCCCCCCTTGTAGCCTACTTCCTGACTACCGTGGGTGACGAGGAAAATTCAGACAACCCACATAAAATGTAGGGCTTTCATTACCTTTGGCCCGTAGGACGCAGAATACACAGGCAGGGTTGCCCCGCCCCCCGTTGCCTGGTCGAGCCTTGAAATATTTGTTTACATTAAGACAGGGGTTGCTGACCCCAATGTCGTGATCACCTCATCGGGGAGTCTTCCGCCGTGACGATTTTTTCCACCTTTAGCCCAGCGGTGCGGGCCAATTTAGCCGTTCTCTTTGCCGCAGGGCTGTGCTTTTGGTCGGGATTGGCGGGGCTGTTGCCCACCCTGCCCTTGTTCATCGAAACCCTCGGCGGCAGCGGTCAGCAAATCGGCATTGTGATGGCCTCCTTTGCCATTGGCCTCTTGGTGGCCCGCCCCACCCTGTCCCGTTTGGCGGATACCCGTGGCCGCAAACTGGTGATGATCATTGGCCTGATCGCCGTGGCCATGGCCCCCTTTGGCTATCTGCTGGTGCAAATGCTGCCCCACCTCCAGGTTCCGGTGTCCCTGGCAGGGCGAGATTTTGTGGTGGATGGATCGATCCTCGCCCTGATTGCCATTCGTGCCTTCCATGGCCTCAGCATTGCCGCTTTTGTGGTGGCCTACAGCGCCCTAGTGGTAGATCTCGCGCCCCCCGCCAATCGCGGCGAACTGATTGGTTATATGACCCTGGTGAACCCCATTGGCCTTGCCCTGGGGCCAGCCCTCGGCGGCTTTTTGTACGAAGCATCGGGCTTTCGGGTAGCGTTTTTGATGATGGGCGTTCTGGGATTTCTGGGCCTCATCCTGGTGCTGCGCCTAGAGGAACCCCAACGTCCCCATGTAGACCGCACCAACACCGACGCCACCACCTTTTGGAGCCAGCTCTGGTCGGGCCGCGTGCGGACTCCCGCGATGATTTTGCTCTTGGTAGGTCTCGCCTTTGGCACCCTCAGCACCTTTGTTCCCCTCTACGTGCGCGAGGCCGGATTGGCCCTGAACGTGGGCCTGATCTACACCGCCTCTGCCGTGGCCAGTTTCACTTCCCGCATCGTCGTGGGTCGCGCCTCCGATCGTCACGGACGGGGACGATTCATTACCGCCAGCCTGCTGATCTACAGCTTCGCCATGGGAATGTTCTGGCTGGCCGATAGCGCCCCTCTCTTCCTGTTGGCGGGCGTCATCCAAGGCTTTGGGGCTGGAACCCTGATTCCCATGATTGCCGCCCTGATGGGCGACCGCTCCAGCCCTGCCGACCGAGGCCGCACCTTTGGCCTCGCCATGGTCGGCTTTGATGTGGGCATCGCCCTGGCTGGCCCCATCTTTGGCACCATTGCCGATGCCCTCAGCTATCGCGGCATCTTTGGCCTCGCCGGAGTGATGACCTTCGCCGGGCTGTTGATTTTTATCACCGCCTCCAGCAAAGACCTACCCCACTCGCTGCGCTTTGCCCTCGGTCAAGGGCGCGACATCTATGCCGTAGACGGCTGGCAAGGCCAAACCAACCCAGACTAACGCCTACCCACGGTACAATGAGAGCCTGATTGATTATCTCAGTGCTCAACGATTGCTCTCCCCGTTGGTCTGTCTGGGCGATGGTCACGCTGGGGTGTGGAATTTGTTTAGTCAACTCACCACCGTTGAGACCCGTTTAGAGATTCTGGATTGGTATCACCTCAAAGAAAACCTCTATAAAGTCGGTGGGTCGCTCAAGCGCTTAGCAGCGGCGGCAACGCTGCTATGGCAGGGTCAGGTGGAGGCGGCATGGCGCTCTTCGCCAACCATCGGCGCAAGCAAGCCCGCAATTTTGAAGCCTATCTGAGTACCCATCAGGCTCGTATCATCAACTCTGGGGTCTACCAGAGCGAGCAGCTCTGTTCTATTGGCTCAGGGGCGGTCGAGTCAGCGGTCAAACAGATTGGGCGACGCCTCCAAATCTCCGGTGCCCACTGGAATACGGCCTCTGTCAATGCGATGTTGAATCTGCGCTGTGCCTACCTCAATGGGCAACTCGCCAGTTGACTGTTTCATCGAAAGTGGGATGCTCCCTTTTGGGTCTGCTAAAAATGAAATATCGCTGATTTGATTGTCACTTAAATCCAGCGACGTGAGCCCCTTCAGGTCTGCTAAAAATGAAAAGCTCGGCAGGTTGACCTGAGATAGAAACCAATGCCTGATGTGGCTGAACTGCCAGAAAGGAAAGTCCACCAATAGCTCACTGGTTACAGGTCTCAAAAAGAGCCCACTAACGGTACCCTTCCTCGTGATAGAACAGGAGCCTTTTTCAATGCGGTCTGGACTCTTCCAATCCCGTACTGCCATTGCTTGACTGTGCCGTTCAAACCGGGCTTCAGGGATTTCTTCTAGGGGGCGGCCCAGAAGGTCTTCCAGTTGGCGAATGAGGGCTAGGTCAGACATGGGGGTTTAGGCGTGACAGTTCAGGGGAGGGATGGCAAGGCAAGGCTTTGTTAGGTCTTGATCGACAAACTTAATCTACAAACTTAGGCTAGACAGATCACTCATCCCCAGATTGCGCCTCAATCAACAAAAAACCACGGGTTTGGCCCGATACCGAATCTACGGTGTTGATCGCCTGCCACAGCAAATCAGCCTCCACCCACACGGGGGGATACTTGTAGCGCGACACATCCAAAATCAACAACTGGTCGGTATCGGCATCGTAGGCGGCGATGGGGGAAATGTGGCCACCCCGCTCTTGGCCGATGGTGCGGCGCAGGTAGTTGATCAGCACATAGTTGCCGGGGGTGTCGAGGTTGGCACGAATCAGGTCGCGAAATTCCCCTAGGCTGACCTCGCTGCCGTGGTGAATGTCCACCTGAACGGGGTAGGTGGCCAAAATTCCGGCTAGTTCCGCCAGGGTTAGCCCCTGCCGCGCAATGGTGGCCTGGGGAATAATCGCCTCGGTTTGGTCGTTAAACAGATTCTCCTGGGTGAAGTAGCCGCGTTCCCATTCCGGCGCGAGGGGGGCGGGCACATTCAAGGCATTCAGCACCATCACCATACTGGCCACACCGCAAAAGGCTTGGTTAATTTGGGTGACAAACTGGCTGGTCAGGGGCACGTAATCGGCCAGGGCTTCGCTGTCCCGCAACCGCGCCTGTCCCTCAGCAGAATTGAGGTCGGTGAGATGATCCGGCAAGGGCAGGGTTTGGGCCAGCAGCGGAGGAGCCGCGACCAACAGCCCAGCCAAAGGGGCCAGCCAGAGGGCGCAGAATCGTCGTTGTCCGAGCGTCATTAAGGTTTCCTCACATCATGCGAATAACAGCATCAAAAGTTCGATCATCCGCCACAAAGCTATCCAAGGCCATGTCTTCGGTATAACGTAATACTTTTTCTCCTGCGGTCAGAATATCGGTCAGATAAAGTCGAAGATCACGGGACATGGACGGCCTCTTTTTCTACTATCTCTTGTAGCTGAGGCTTAAGTGATTTCCAGCTTACAAGATCCACCTTTTTGCCCAGGTTGTCTTCTAGGTAAAACTTGATATCCATATAGCGATCAAAGGTGATCGGTGGTTCCAACTCAACCAGAATATCAATATCGCTTGTGGGGGTAGTTTCATCCCGTGCCACTGAACCAAATAGAGCAAGGGATCGCACTCCCAAATCCTTTAATGCCGTTTGATGTTGCTTTAAGAATTCCAGAACTGTCTCACGCTGCATCTTGTTTGGCCGACTCCATATTTGATGAACTCTAGAGGTAGGACAATTTCAATCAGTTTTTGCCCTAGGTCACAATCTCTTCACCTAGGGCGACAGTGAAAAACCCCGCTGTACCAAGTCAGCTTGGACGGATGACAGCACTTCCTGGGCCAGTGCCAAGGCAGCTTGGGCATCCTCTTGGGTTGGATCTTCTAGGCTGCTAGGATAGCGGCTCTCAACAGCCCATTCTGTCAACCTTGGCAGGTTAGCAAGTTGGCTACAGGCCCAGTCTTTGGGAAAAAGTGAGGCGAGAAGTTCCAAGTCGTGACGAAACGGAAACTCTATCTGGAGAAAAATTAGGGCTGCTTTTAAGCTTTTCTCAGCAGCTTGTTGCGCCAAAAAGCAAATTTGTGGAGCAAACGTATCCCCTTCACGCGCCAGGGTTTGCGCGGCGGTGAAGTCCCGTTGAGCATAGGCCATCCAGCGGCGAGTCTCAACGATAATTTTATTCATCTCGCTCATAAATCACCTTGCCTTCTCGGAGAGCAGGTCTGAGAATTGGGCCGACTAAATCTCCATACTCCTTAATTTCTGCCGGGGTTGTCACCACAATATCCTTAGCAACGGGTAAATCTGCCAAGATGCTGCGGATAGCGATGGTCGTTTCCCGCTTGTGTGTTAGCTCAGCAAACACCACCAGCAGATCAATATCGCTATCTGCCGTAGCGTCTCCCCTGGCATGGGAGCCAAACAGGATAATTTTGAGGGGATCAAACTGCTCAACGATGCGATCCGTCATCACCTGGAGCCAGGGAACCGGGGTGGGTGGCAAGGGCAAGGGCATAGGCCAGCGGGGGTTGGCAATAGTGGCATGATAGCCCCTGAGCAGGGCATCGGCGTATAGCATGGCGGCTAGCGCGTAGGCGACAAAGGCTTACCGTTCTTGCTTTCGATAGCGTCTAGGGATCCAAAATCTCTAGTACCGCCTTGGGTTGCAGCTTGTTTTTGAACCACACGATGGGCACAGGCACCTGGTTCACGTCCACCCCGGCTTTTTCGAGGTTCAGCCGTTCGGAGATGGCGAGGATCAGGTTGGTGCGGTCGGATTTGCGGACTTGGGCAATTTCTTTGAGGGTGTTCAACTAGGCTTATTGAGACTTAAACCATTCATAGCAAACTAACTGAATGTCATTATGGACAATGGATTCATAAGGCTGTTCTTCTTCATGCGCAGTCAAAAGGTCGCGCCCGATTTCCTGCTCCACAAAAAACTCATCTAAAGAATCTACTAGAGCAAGCCTGTTACCATGCTCTTTAAAGCTATTCCATATTACTCGAATCTCCTTATCGTAAGCTCTCAGCTCTTCATTCATCAGAATACTTGTGACCTTATCCAAGGAATCCATCGGTATATCATTGAGACTTTTTATCCAGTCTTGATCGGTTAAAGCTGTGTAAATGGTGTTGATAAGCTTATTCATTTTTCTAGGAATTCTGGATCTTGTCTGAACTTGCTTAAGTTCCTCTAGAACATTGTTGATTGCGTCCTCCAGAATAGGAAAAATCAAATAATCGAAAATTACTGGCATTAAATTATTAGGGTAGTCATTATATGTACATTCGATCATCTTAAAGATCTTCCGCTTTTCTTTGATAGCAGAAGTATTATCTGTAGATATCTTGCCATTGATTCGATGATAAAAATGCCAAAAATGACGATCTTTAGCTCGAAATGCGAGGAAAACCCCATCTATTCCGTCTGTTCGAGTGCTGTGAATTCCCATAGGAATATCCTCGATCATTTCTTGCCCTGACTGAGCTAGGAAATCTAAAAGAGGGAATCTCATCTGATCGGCAGAAATAAATTCAACACTTTGCTCTAGATCATTGAGTATAGCTGTTTTTTCGGCTTCGCTATCTGCCTGATTAAGACGTATTAGTTCGTCGATTGATCTGTCTGAGATTTCTTCTCCTAGAACACTACCATCTAAGCCGACTTCACTATCGATAGTGGCAATTCGATCTTGAAGACGCTTCACTAGATTGATCAGATTCTCTAGCCCCTCTTCGGGAAAGCAGTTGTAAATGAAGAGCAGGTCATGGAGAGTACCAATGCGATCAATCCTACCAGCCCTCTGAATCATTCGCACTGGATTCCAGTGCAGATCATAGTTAATGAGTATCCCAGCATCCTGAAGGTTTTGTCCCTCAGACAAGACATCAGTACAAATCAGAATATCTATAGGATTGTCCTGAGCATCTTGATATTGTTCTTCGTCTTCACAGTTGGAACTAGGCGCAAATCGTCTAACCTTTTCCCATCGTTGCTGCCCTGATGTTGCTCCAGTCAGTACGTCTATCCTAGGTTTGCGTTTACCCTGTTCATCTACTATCTCCATAGCTTTAAGCCACTCTTCATCCCGAAGGAGTTCTCTATGTAGATATAGAGCTGTTTCTTTGAAGTAGCTAAATACTAAAATTTTTCTGCCTTTCAAATCTGATCTTGTTAGATTCTTAAAAGCCATTAGCTTCCGATCATAGTCTTTTCCTTGCGCTACAGAATCTTGAATTCTCCGTAGCTTGTCGAGAATATCTTTCAAACTCTTAGAGTCATCAGATATTCTTTCTTTTAGCTGATGAATATCATAGTCTGCAATAGAGATATTTTCTAATGAATTCAAAAGTTCACTAATTTCAATATTGCTTTCTGGATCAGTTTCCGCTGCGATGATCTTGCGGAACATTTTTGAATTTAAAACCTTGCTATCATCTATGCAATCTAAAAATTTAGCTTGAAAATTTCTCTGTGTTTGGATACTAGCTTCAAATGCTGCAATTGAACTTTCTAATCGCTTTAGCCATAGAGACTGCATCAAGGCAACCAAAGCTTTATTTCGTTTTACTTGAATCTTCTCATCTCTGCTCTGCCTACGCTTAAAGGATTCAATATTATATGGAGCTAAGTGTAATTGCTCAATCTGTTTTCCGATTTCAGCATATAGCCCTTCAAAGCTATCTTCAAAGTTATAGGTAAATTTTTCTAGCTTTCGCTGGGGAAATCGAATCTCTTTTCCTGCAATCTTAATCTCTTCTCCTGCCTCTTGCCGCTTAATTACATCCTGCCGAGATCGTCTTACCATTGTTTGGAGTAGTAATTCAGTAATGTCAGCATTGCCCTTGGAAAGTGCATTAAAATAGCCTTTTAGATTATGGATTCCCCAGCTTCGATAGTATGAATCTATATTGCGAGCCATGAGTAATATCTGGTGATATAGATCGTAAATACTGTTATTGATAGGTGTTGCTGTTAACAGCACGATCTTTTTATCTCGCTTCCCTGCGCCCAAAAGTTTTTGAAGGTTTTGATAGCGATTTGTTCCAGAGTTTCTAAAATTATGTGACTCATCTATAACGATGATGTCATGATTCTTATAGGCTCCAACATTAAACGTGGTGCGCCCAAGTTCTTCTTGGGAAACGATATCAGCTTTAAGTCCAAACTCATCTAGTTTTTTGCGCCAAATTAAATTCCGAAGCTGAGCTGGACAAATGACTAAGGCACGGGGCACACGACCTGGTTCCCTATCTTTAACTAAGTAATGTTCAATCAGACGCAATCCAATAAACGTTTTTCCCAAGCCTACAGCATCGGCTATCATCACAGATTGGTGGCGATCTAATAGTCTAACGGCTCGCTCAAAACCCTCTTGCTGAAAACTGGCTAAATCTAGTACTGTCCGACCATCGCCGTTGTTCTGAATATCCTCTCGAAAAAGCTCAAATAATGCTTTAATAAAGACCTGATAAGGTGTGTATTGCTTGCTGCCAAATTTCGAGCTTTCTAAAATATCTAAAAGCTTGGGCTTGTAATCTTGATCGACCTCTGGATCGTTCCAAAATTTCTGAAA contains:
- a CDS encoding helicase-related protein; the encoded protein is MHLPDYIDNDLHKLEDVLRTLILHHSERELDIVTGYFQVEVWSRLQEGFNQLNGLRLLIGREPSVRPAEIDRIDLRTYYRRNIQEQLDQQDFNRDYKALIENLINFLKQDHVQVRLYGGAEGASAKFLHAKAYIFDHNSIIGSSNLTPSGLSGNTELNILIKQESISRDLRQNWFQKFWNDPEVDQDYKPKLLDILESSKFGSKQYTPYQVFIKALFELFREDIQNNGDGRTVLDLASFQQEGFERAVRLLDRHQSVMIADAVGLGKTFIGLRLIEHYLVKDREPGRVPRALVICPAQLRNLIWRKKLDEFGLKADIVSQEELGRTTFNVGAYKNHDIIVIDESHNFRNSGTNRYQNLQKLLGAGKRDKKIVLLTATPINNSIYDLYHQILLMARNIDSYYRSWGIHNLKGYFNALSKGNADITELLLQTMVRRSRQDVIKRQEAGEEIKIAGKEIRFPQRKLEKFTYNFEDSFEGLYAEIGKQIEQLHLAPYNIESFKRRQSRDEKIQVKRNKALVALMQSLWLKRLESSIAAFEASIQTQRNFQAKFLDCIDDSKVLNSKMFRKIIAAETDPESNIEISELLNSLENISIADYDIHQLKERISDDSKSLKDILDKLRRIQDSVAQGKDYDRKLMAFKNLTRSDLKGRKILVFSYFKETALYLHRELLRDEEWLKAMEIVDEQGKRKPRIDVLTGATSGQQRWEKVRRFAPSSNCEDEEQYQDAQDNPIDILICTDVLSEGQNLQDAGILINYDLHWNPVRMIQRAGRIDRIGTLHDLLFIYNCFPEEGLENLINLVKRLQDRIATIDSEVGLDGSVLGEEISDRSIDELIRLNQADSEAEKTAILNDLEQSVEFISADQMRFPLLDFLAQSGQEMIEDIPMGIHSTRTDGIDGVFLAFRAKDRHFWHFYHRINGKISTDNTSAIKEKRKIFKMIECTYNDYPNNLMPVIFDYLIFPILEDAINNVLEELKQVQTRSRIPRKMNKLINTIYTALTDQDWIKSLNDIPMDSLDKVTSILMNEELRAYDKEIRVIWNSFKEHGNRLALVDSLDEFFVEQEIGRDLLTAHEEEQPYESIVHNDIQLVCYEWFKSQ
- a CDS encoding DUF790 family protein; its protein translation is MNTLKEIAQVRKSDRTNLILAISERLNLEKAGVDVNQVPVPIVWFKNKLQPKAVLEILDP